One genomic region from Streptomyces venezuelae encodes:
- a CDS encoding BlaI/MecI/CopY family transcriptional regulator — protein sequence MRRLGELEAEIMDRLWAWQRPATVREIVDDINRGRRVAYTTVMTVADILHRKDWLRREKAGRAWLYEPVRSREEYTAGLMRDALGDSQDRPAALLRFVEVISDEDMAALDAALRAARGGQSGEAGADPGGGGV from the coding sequence GTGCGCCGGCTGGGAGAGCTGGAGGCCGAGATCATGGACCGGTTGTGGGCCTGGCAGCGGCCCGCCACGGTCCGCGAGATCGTCGACGACATCAATCGGGGACGCCGGGTCGCCTACACGACCGTGATGACGGTGGCGGACATCCTGCACCGCAAGGACTGGCTGCGCCGCGAGAAGGCGGGCCGGGCCTGGCTGTACGAGCCCGTCCGCAGCCGCGAGGAGTACACCGCCGGACTGATGCGGGACGCCCTCGGCGACAGCCAGGACCGGCCGGCCGCCCTCCTGCGGTTCGTCGAGGTCATCTCGGACGAGGACATGGCCGCCCTGGACGCGGCCCTCCGGGCGGCCCGGGGCGGCCAGTCGGGAGAAGCCGGCGCCGACCCCGGGGGCGGTGGCGTGTGA
- a CDS encoding aminoglycoside phosphotransferase family protein has product MTVTAHEGPSAPVDADLVARLIAAQFPEWAGLPVREVASAGTDNLMFRLGDDFAVRLPKADWATGQTVKEQRWLPHLAPHLPLPIPVPLGLGVPGEGFGLAWAVYGWLDGADAFTAPITDLAHAAVELGRFGAALRAVDATGGPASFRGGPVTEWEEGAMPGAIRDLGADGTVDPELATKAWESVLALPQWEGAPVWIHGDLLPGNVLTRDGRLSAVIDFGGLGVGDPACDMMPGWSLLTAETRPLFREAARVDDATWARGRGWALCWGLVTEHYYRVKNPVLAAVAHRTWSEALADS; this is encoded by the coding sequence ATGACCGTGACCGCCCATGAAGGCCCCTCCGCCCCCGTCGACGCGGACCTCGTGGCGCGCCTGATCGCCGCGCAGTTCCCCGAATGGGCGGGACTTCCCGTACGGGAGGTGGCATCGGCCGGCACGGACAACCTGATGTTCCGCCTGGGCGACGACTTCGCCGTACGGCTGCCGAAGGCCGACTGGGCCACCGGGCAGACCGTGAAGGAGCAGCGCTGGCTCCCGCACCTCGCACCGCACCTGCCGCTCCCGATCCCCGTGCCCCTGGGACTCGGCGTGCCGGGGGAGGGCTTCGGCCTCGCCTGGGCCGTGTACGGATGGCTCGACGGCGCCGACGCCTTCACCGCCCCGATCACCGATCTCGCCCATGCCGCCGTGGAGCTGGGCCGCTTCGGCGCCGCCCTGCGCGCGGTCGACGCGACCGGCGGCCCGGCCTCCTTCCGGGGCGGGCCGGTCACGGAGTGGGAGGAGGGCGCGATGCCGGGGGCGATCCGCGACCTCGGCGCCGACGGCACGGTCGATCCCGAACTGGCCACCAAGGCCTGGGAATCGGTCCTCGCCCTGCCGCAGTGGGAGGGTGCCCCGGTCTGGATCCACGGCGACCTGCTCCCCGGCAACGTCCTCACCCGCGACGGCCGGCTCAGTGCCGTCATCGACTTCGGCGGCCTCGGCGTGGGCGACCCCGCCTGCGACATGATGCCCGGCTGGTCGCTCCTCACCGCCGAGACCCGTCCCCTCTTCCGTGAGGCGGCCCGGGTCGACGACGCCACCTGGGCACGCGGCCGGGGCTGGGCCCTGTGCTGGGGCCTGGTGACCGAGCACTACTACCGCGTGAAGAACCCGGTCCTGGCGGCCGTGGCCCACCGCACCTGGTCCGAGGCGCTCGCGGACAGCTGA
- a CDS encoding GNAT family N-acetyltransferase — translation MRRLISAQCALPRIRAEIEIPGGAPGWLGWLVATDPEGAVVGVAAGGVPVPGEGEVYALAVASGSRRRGVGTALLVAATDRMRSYGAHDQRVELPAEKDPALPFYTRMGFDSLGPTRWSRTV, via the coding sequence ATGCGGCGGCTGATCTCGGCGCAATGCGCGCTCCCCCGCATCCGCGCGGAAATTGAAATTCCGGGTGGCGCGCCCGGCTGGCTCGGCTGGCTCGTCGCGACCGACCCCGAGGGCGCGGTCGTCGGCGTCGCCGCGGGCGGCGTCCCCGTACCGGGCGAGGGCGAGGTGTACGCGCTGGCCGTCGCGTCCGGGTCCCGCCGCCGGGGAGTGGGTACGGCCCTGCTGGTCGCGGCCACGGACCGGATGCGGAGCTACGGCGCCCACGACCAGCGGGTCGAACTCCCGGCGGAGAAGGACCCGGCGCTCCCCTTCTACACCCGGATGGGCTTCGACTCCCTGGGCCCCACCCGCTGGAGCCGAACGGTCTGA
- a CDS encoding transporter substrate-binding domain-containing protein: MLAVLTALATACTTAAPEPTLLGAGKKIRVAAKGDQPGTGFEPHDGEFEGFDITVTQEVLGRLGIDAASIRFDGVLSKNRAKSLREGDFDLVVATYSITLQRTLPVEEGGEGLDFVGPYASTPQGVLVRAADKDRYRGLSDLDGRQVCVWKGTTSLTELSKPAYQLIRLREEKDAGYCVKALKAGEVDAVSTDQLILYGFMEAEPTLAVVPGIAFGVINDYGIAMHRTPAHRKECERLREALKKYVSGNDWDRDLANDLPRVPVAARNEAKPTTAEIDALSCRERPANAKVD, translated from the coding sequence GTGCTCGCCGTGCTGACGGCCCTCGCCACGGCCTGCACCACCGCTGCCCCGGAGCCGACGCTGCTCGGTGCGGGGAAGAAGATCCGGGTCGCCGCGAAGGGCGACCAGCCCGGGACCGGATTCGAACCGCACGACGGGGAGTTCGAGGGCTTCGACATCACGGTGACGCAGGAGGTCCTCGGGAGGCTCGGAATCGACGCCGCCTCCATCCGGTTCGACGGCGTCCTCTCCAAGAACCGGGCCAAGAGCCTGCGGGAGGGGGACTTCGACCTGGTGGTCGCGACCTACTCGATCACCCTGCAGCGGACCCTGCCGGTCGAGGAAGGCGGCGAGGGACTCGACTTCGTGGGCCCGTACGCCTCCACCCCGCAGGGCGTCCTGGTCAGGGCCGCGGACAAGGACCGCTACCGCGGCCTCTCCGACCTCGACGGCCGGCAGGTCTGCGTCTGGAAGGGCACGACCTCGCTGACCGAACTCAGCAAGCCCGCGTACCAGCTGATCAGGCTGCGCGAGGAGAAGGACGCGGGGTACTGCGTCAAGGCCCTGAAGGCCGGGGAGGTGGACGCGGTCTCCACCGACCAGCTGATCCTCTACGGGTTCATGGAGGCGGAGCCCACGCTCGCCGTCGTGCCGGGGATCGCGTTCGGGGTGATCAACGACTACGGCATCGCCATGCACAGGACCCCGGCACACCGGAAGGAGTGCGAGAGGCTGCGGGAGGCGCTGAAGAAGTACGTCTCCGGGAACGACTGGGACCGCGATCTCGCGAACGACCTGCCCCGGGTCCCGGTGGCCGCGCGCAACGAGGCGAAGCCCACGACCGCGGAGATCGACGCCCTGTCCTGCCGGGAGCGGCCGGCCAACGCGAAGGTGGACTGA
- a CDS encoding heavy-metal-associated domain-containing protein — translation MGSCCTPDNSCSTTTETTAVAVAESTATVYTVSGMTCGHCRTAITKSVGALDGVISVDVDVNGGLVTVTTGGEPDDAAVAAAVDDAGYELTGRA, via the coding sequence ATGGGCTCCTGCTGCACCCCCGACAACAGCTGCTCGACCACCACGGAGACCACCGCGGTCGCCGTCGCCGAGAGCACCGCGACCGTCTACACCGTCTCCGGCATGACCTGCGGCCACTGCAGGACCGCGATCACCAAGTCCGTCGGCGCGCTGGACGGCGTCATCTCCGTGGACGTCGACGTCAACGGCGGCCTGGTGACCGTCACCACCGGCGGCGAGCCGGACGACGCCGCCGTCGCCGCCGCCGTCGACGACGCGGGCTACGAGCTGACCGGCCGCGCCTGA
- a CDS encoding heavy metal translocating P-type ATPase, translated as MTTTTPGTAQVELAIGGMTCASCAARIEKKLNRMDGVEATVNYATEKAKVTFDADIDVAALIATVEATGYTAAEPEPPKSAAPGAPEGPSDEEKADEELRPLKQRLVTAVSLAVPVIAMAMIPALQIEYWQWLSLTLAAPVVVYAAWPFHKAAWTNARHGAATMDTLISVGTIAAFLWSLWALFFGTAGTPGMTHPFEFTIARTDGAGNIYLEAAAGVTAFILAGRYFEARSKRKAGAALKALMQLGAKEVTVLRGGQEVTVPTADLQVGDRFLVRPGEKIATDGTVVEGSSAVDASMLTGESVPVEVSVGDSVTGATLNAGGRLVVEATRVGSDTQLARMAKLVEDAQNGKAAAQRLADRISAVFVPIVIALALGTLGFWLGTGQGLTAAFTAAVAVLIIACPCALGLATPTALMVGTGRGAQLGILIKGPEVLETTRKVDTIVLDKTGTVTTGRMTLIKVHTVEGTDEKDVLRLAGALEHSSEHPIAQAVATGAAAKVGTLPTPEDFANIPGLGVQGVVEGHAVLVGREKLLDEWAMALPADLKAAKDTAEKAGKTAIAVAWDGEARAVLEVADAVKETSPEAIRRLRALGLTPILLTGDNKAVAEAVAAEVGIDEVIAEVMPQDKVDVVKKLQAEGRSVAMVGDGVNDAAALAQADLGLAMGTGTDAAIEAGDLTLVRGDLRAAADAIRLSRKTLGTIRSNLFWAFAYNVAALPLAAAGLLNPMIAGAAMAFSSVFVVGNSLRLRGFQAADR; from the coding sequence ATGACAACGACGACACCCGGCACGGCTCAGGTCGAGCTCGCCATCGGCGGCATGACCTGCGCCTCGTGCGCGGCCCGCATCGAGAAGAAGCTCAACCGCATGGACGGGGTCGAGGCCACCGTCAACTACGCCACCGAGAAGGCCAAGGTCACCTTCGACGCCGACATCGACGTCGCCGCCCTGATCGCGACCGTCGAGGCCACCGGCTACACCGCCGCCGAGCCCGAGCCGCCGAAGAGCGCGGCCCCCGGCGCCCCCGAAGGGCCCTCCGACGAGGAGAAGGCCGACGAGGAGCTGCGCCCCCTCAAGCAGCGGCTCGTCACCGCCGTCTCGCTCGCCGTGCCCGTCATCGCGATGGCGATGATCCCGGCCCTCCAGATCGAGTACTGGCAGTGGCTGAGCCTCACGCTCGCCGCGCCGGTCGTCGTCTACGCCGCCTGGCCCTTCCACAAGGCCGCCTGGACCAACGCCAGGCACGGCGCGGCCACCATGGACACCCTGATCTCGGTCGGCACGATCGCCGCGTTCCTCTGGTCGCTGTGGGCGCTGTTCTTCGGGACCGCCGGCACACCGGGGATGACGCACCCCTTCGAGTTCACCATCGCCCGCACCGACGGCGCCGGGAACATCTACCTGGAGGCCGCCGCCGGCGTCACCGCCTTCATCCTGGCCGGCCGGTACTTCGAGGCCCGCTCGAAGCGCAAGGCGGGCGCCGCGCTCAAGGCGCTGATGCAGCTGGGCGCCAAGGAGGTCACCGTCCTGCGGGGCGGCCAGGAGGTCACCGTACCGACCGCCGACCTCCAGGTCGGGGACCGCTTCCTGGTCCGCCCGGGCGAGAAGATCGCCACCGACGGCACCGTCGTCGAGGGCTCCTCCGCCGTGGACGCCTCCATGCTGACCGGCGAGTCCGTCCCGGTCGAGGTCTCCGTCGGCGACTCCGTCACCGGCGCCACCCTGAACGCCGGCGGCCGCCTCGTCGTCGAGGCCACCCGCGTCGGCTCCGACACCCAGCTCGCCCGGATGGCCAAGCTCGTCGAGGACGCGCAGAACGGCAAGGCCGCCGCCCAGCGCCTCGCCGACAGGATCTCGGCCGTCTTCGTCCCGATCGTCATCGCGCTCGCGCTCGGCACCCTCGGCTTCTGGCTCGGCACCGGCCAGGGACTCACCGCCGCCTTCACCGCAGCGGTCGCCGTCCTGATCATCGCCTGCCCCTGCGCCCTCGGCCTGGCCACCCCGACCGCCCTCATGGTCGGCACCGGCCGCGGCGCCCAGCTCGGCATCCTCATCAAGGGCCCCGAGGTCCTGGAGACCACCCGCAAGGTCGACACGATCGTCCTCGACAAGACCGGCACCGTCACCACCGGACGCATGACCCTCATCAAGGTCCACACCGTCGAAGGCACCGACGAGAAGGACGTCCTGCGGCTCGCGGGCGCCCTGGAGCACTCCTCCGAGCACCCGATCGCCCAGGCCGTCGCCACCGGCGCCGCCGCCAAGGTGGGGACGCTCCCCACTCCCGAGGACTTCGCCAACATCCCCGGCCTCGGCGTCCAGGGCGTCGTCGAAGGACACGCCGTCCTCGTCGGCCGCGAGAAGCTCCTCGACGAGTGGGCCATGGCCCTCCCGGCGGACCTGAAGGCCGCCAAGGACACGGCCGAGAAGGCCGGCAAGACCGCGATCGCCGTGGCCTGGGACGGCGAGGCCCGCGCGGTCCTGGAGGTCGCCGACGCCGTCAAGGAGACCAGCCCGGAGGCCATCCGGCGGCTGCGGGCCCTCGGGCTCACCCCGATCCTGCTCACCGGTGACAACAAGGCCGTCGCCGAGGCCGTCGCCGCCGAGGTCGGCATCGACGAGGTCATCGCGGAGGTCATGCCGCAGGACAAGGTCGACGTCGTCAAGAAGCTCCAGGCGGAGGGCCGTTCGGTCGCGATGGTCGGCGACGGCGTGAACGACGCCGCCGCGCTCGCCCAGGCCGACCTGGGCCTCGCGATGGGCACCGGCACGGACGCCGCCATCGAGGCCGGCGACCTGACCCTCGTACGGGGCGACCTGCGGGCCGCGGCCGACGCGATCCGGCTCTCCCGCAAGACGCTCGGCACGATCCGCTCGAACCTCTTCTGGGCCTTCGCCTACAACGTGGCCGCCCTGCCGCTCGCCGCGGCCGGACTGCTCAACCCGATGATCGCGGGGGCCGCGATGGCCTTCTCCTCGGTCTTCGTCGTCGGCAACAGCCTGCGCCTGCGCGGCTTCCAGGCCGCCGACCGCTGA
- a CDS encoding metal-sensitive transcriptional regulator — MAGYGQHKEDIIRRLRRIEGQVRGVQRMVDEDTYCIDVLTQVSAINAALQSCAVALLDEHLSCCVTEAIAQGGDQAKVKVGEASKAIARLIRT; from the coding sequence GTGGCCGGTTACGGACAGCACAAGGAAGACATCATCAGACGCCTGCGCCGCATCGAAGGCCAGGTCAGGGGGGTGCAGCGGATGGTCGACGAGGACACCTACTGCATCGACGTCCTCACCCAGGTCTCCGCGATCAACGCGGCCCTCCAGTCCTGCGCGGTGGCCCTCCTGGACGAGCACCTCAGCTGCTGCGTCACGGAGGCCATCGCCCAGGGCGGGGACCAGGCCAAGGTGAAGGTGGGCGAGGCGTCGAAGGCGATCGCCCGGCTCATCCGGACCTGA
- a CDS encoding copper homeostasis protein CutC, whose product MSNRAVLEVIALDEEDAVAAQTGGADRLELVTDMAADGLTPSRAGFAAIRAAVDIPLRVMLRLTDGFSAGGPEGIDALAARAAELREAGADEFVLGFLTSDGEPDLVAVERLIAVLDGCRWTFHRAIDRTADRDGLRKRLADLPGLDTYLTAGSATGVDDGIATLKAEAARAGEPGYEARILVGGGLRLDHLPELRAAGLDAFHIGGAARPQGWTAPVSADAVRAWREAVDA is encoded by the coding sequence ATGAGCAACCGTGCAGTCCTTGAGGTGATCGCCCTCGACGAGGAGGACGCGGTCGCTGCCCAGACCGGTGGAGCCGACCGGCTCGAACTCGTCACCGACATGGCGGCGGACGGGCTCACTCCGTCCCGGGCCGGCTTCGCCGCCATCCGCGCCGCCGTCGACATCCCGCTGCGCGTGATGCTCAGGCTCACCGACGGCTTCTCGGCCGGCGGCCCCGAGGGCATCGACGCCCTCGCGGCCCGGGCCGCGGAGCTCCGCGAGGCCGGAGCGGACGAGTTCGTCCTCGGCTTCCTCACCTCCGACGGCGAACCGGACCTCGTCGCCGTCGAACGGCTCATCGCCGTCCTCGACGGCTGCCGCTGGACCTTCCACCGGGCGATCGACCGCACCGCCGACCGCGACGGCCTCCGCAAGCGCCTCGCCGACCTCCCGGGCCTCGACACCTACCTCACGGCGGGCTCCGCCACCGGGGTCGACGACGGCATCGCCACCCTCAAGGCCGAGGCCGCCCGCGCGGGCGAGCCGGGGTACGAGGCCCGGATCCTCGTCGGCGGCGGCCTGCGCCTCGACCACCTCCCCGAGCTCCGCGCGGCCGGCCTCGACGCCTTCCACATCGGCGGCGCGGCCCGCCCCCAGGGCTGGACCGCCCCCGTCTCGGCGGACGCGGTACGGGCCTGGCGCGAGGCCGTGGACGCGTAG
- a CDS encoding M56 family metallopeptidase: protein MNHHALVPLGLVLVAGFLVPWLVVRARWAQQVPRLALAVWAACGAVFTTAAALLPAQLVLPGESSHRLTDMVLTLRPPTPEQLFALEGRERLALAIALGVVSFPATAFLRRLARARRVRVRHAGVLRLVGRYDPGLRATVLDDDRPAVYCLPGRSRRVVVTSGAVGTLTPAQLAAALAHERAHITGRHHLLVAATEAFAAVFPRLPLARYGGTSVPLLLEMAADDRALRRCTRDALATALYALASGRAPRSAFAAGGPSAALRMRRILTPYSAGHPVLRGLFTVASGALAMAPLVIACCSFPN from the coding sequence GTGAACCACCACGCCCTCGTCCCCCTCGGGCTCGTCCTGGTCGCCGGCTTCCTCGTGCCGTGGCTCGTCGTCCGGGCCCGCTGGGCCCAGCAGGTGCCCCGCCTCGCGCTCGCCGTATGGGCGGCGTGCGGCGCCGTCTTCACCACCGCGGCCGCCCTGCTCCCCGCCCAGCTGGTGCTCCCCGGCGAGAGCAGCCACCGCCTCACCGACATGGTGCTCACGCTCCGGCCCCCCACCCCCGAGCAGTTGTTCGCCCTCGAAGGGCGCGAGCGGCTGGCCCTCGCGATCGCCCTCGGCGTCGTCTCCTTCCCCGCCACCGCCTTCTTACGGAGGCTGGCGCGGGCCCGGCGCGTGCGGGTGCGGCACGCGGGGGTGCTGCGGCTCGTCGGGCGGTACGACCCCGGCCTGCGGGCCACCGTCCTCGACGACGACCGGCCCGCCGTCTACTGCCTGCCGGGCCGCTCGCGCCGCGTGGTCGTCACCTCCGGGGCGGTCGGCACCCTGACCCCCGCGCAGCTCGCGGCGGCCCTCGCGCACGAGCGGGCGCACATCACGGGCCGGCACCACCTCCTCGTCGCGGCAACGGAGGCCTTCGCGGCCGTCTTCCCGCGCCTCCCGCTCGCCCGGTACGGCGGGACGTCCGTACCACTGCTCCTCGAAATGGCCGCCGACGACCGGGCGTTGCGGCGATGCACCCGCGACGCGCTCGCGACGGCGCTGTACGCGCTGGCCTCGGGCCGGGCGCCGCGGTCCGCCTTCGCGGCGGGCGGCCCCTCGGCGGCGCTGCGGATGCGGCGCATCCTCACCCCGTACAGCGCGGGACACCCCGTACTGCGCGGGCTGTTCACCGTCGCGTCCGGGGCGCTCGCGATGGCACCGCTGGTCATCGCCTGCTGTTCCTTCCCCAACTAA
- a CDS encoding HelD family protein, which yields MPASVPAPVSGPLDPLARERAHLTESRSALRAMREDVEALDIKDVTANWVNSLVLGRQIEDRIKALADLADTPLFFGRLDYLHTTQEGQRFYIGRRHVHDADGDPMVIDWRAPVSQPYYQASKKDPQDVGLRRRFGYTGGELTAYEDEHLSDPAELETTSRLLQAEIERPRVGPMRDIVATIQPEQDGIVRSDLSGTVCVQGGPGTGKTAVGLHRVAYLLYAHRERLARTGTLVIGPNRSFLHYIEQVLPALGELEVQQATVDDLVAHVEVRGTDDAATAVVKGDARMAEVLRRAVRSHVSLPKEPLMVVRGSRRWRVPAYELEEMVQELLDRDIRYGAARDALPQRIAHAVLVRMEEAGEAPDDRVQNAVARNPAVKAVVKECWPLVEPAKLVLRLLGDADFLAEHAEGLLTEDEQKLLLWAKPARSVRSAKWSAADAVLIDETRDLVERTHSLGHVVLDEAQDLSPMQYRAVGRRCTTGSATVLGDLAQGTTPWATESWAQALGHLGKPEAVVEELTAGFRVPREVIAYASRLLPHMSPGLAAVESVRENPGSLVVRAAGDLDADVVAACVESLGHEGSVGLIAADARIAPLAEALTAAGMAYLSPGEETTAESRLTLVPASLAKGLEYDYVVLDEPAAVVDGEPDERTGLRRLYVALTRAVSGLTVLHSAPVPPQLGAV from the coding sequence GTGCCCGCGTCCGTACCCGCGCCCGTTTCCGGTCCGCTCGATCCGCTCGCGCGTGAGCGCGCCCATCTGACCGAGTCCCGCTCCGCGCTCCGCGCGATGCGCGAGGACGTCGAGGCGCTCGACATCAAGGACGTCACGGCGAACTGGGTCAACTCCCTCGTCCTGGGGCGCCAGATCGAGGACCGGATCAAAGCGCTCGCGGACCTCGCCGACACCCCGCTGTTCTTCGGGCGGCTCGACTACCTGCACACCACGCAGGAGGGGCAGCGCTTCTACATCGGCCGGCGGCACGTCCACGACGCCGACGGCGACCCGATGGTGATCGACTGGCGTGCCCCGGTGTCGCAGCCGTACTACCAGGCGTCGAAGAAGGACCCGCAGGACGTGGGGCTGCGGCGGCGCTTCGGGTACACGGGCGGGGAGCTCACCGCGTACGAGGACGAGCACCTCTCCGACCCGGCGGAGCTGGAGACGACGAGCCGGCTGCTCCAGGCGGAGATCGAGCGGCCCCGCGTCGGCCCCATGCGGGACATCGTGGCGACGATCCAGCCGGAGCAGGACGGCATCGTCCGCTCCGACCTGTCGGGGACGGTGTGCGTGCAGGGAGGCCCCGGCACCGGAAAGACCGCCGTCGGTCTGCACCGTGTCGCCTATCTGCTGTACGCGCACCGGGAGCGGCTGGCCCGCACCGGCACCCTGGTCATCGGGCCGAACCGTTCCTTCCTCCACTACATCGAGCAAGTGCTGCCCGCCCTCGGCGAGTTGGAGGTCCAGCAGGCGACCGTCGACGACCTCGTGGCGCACGTCGAGGTGCGGGGGACGGACGACGCGGCGACGGCGGTCGTCAAGGGCGACGCCCGGATGGCGGAGGTGCTGCGGCGCGCGGTCCGTTCGCACGTCTCGCTGCCGAAGGAGCCTTTGATGGTGGTGCGCGGCTCGCGCCGGTGGCGGGTGCCCGCGTACGAACTGGAGGAGATGGTCCAGGAGTTGCTGGACCGGGACATCCGGTACGGGGCTGCCCGCGACGCGCTGCCGCAGCGGATCGCGCACGCGGTCCTGGTGCGGATGGAGGAGGCCGGCGAGGCGCCCGACGACCGTGTGCAGAACGCCGTCGCGCGGAACCCCGCGGTGAAGGCCGTCGTGAAGGAGTGCTGGCCGCTCGTCGAGCCCGCGAAGCTGGTGCTGCGGCTCCTGGGCGACGCCGACTTCCTGGCGGAGCACGCGGAGGGGCTGCTCACCGAGGACGAGCAGAAGCTGCTGCTGTGGGCGAAGCCGGCGCGGAGCGTGAGGTCGGCGAAGTGGTCGGCGGCGGACGCGGTGCTGATCGACGAGACGAGGGACCTGGTCGAGCGGACGCACTCGCTCGGGCACGTGGTCCTCGACGAGGCGCAGGACCTGTCCCCGATGCAGTACCGGGCGGTGGGGCGCCGGTGCACGACGGGTTCGGCGACGGTCCTGGGCGACCTGGCGCAGGGGACGACGCCCTGGGCCACGGAGAGCTGGGCGCAGGCGCTCGGGCACCTGGGCAAGCCGGAGGCGGTCGTGGAGGAGCTGACCGCCGGCTTCCGTGTGCCGCGCGAGGTCATCGCGTACGCCTCGCGGCTGCTGCCGCACATGTCGCCGGGGCTCGCGGCGGTGGAGTCGGTCCGGGAGAACCCGGGCTCGCTGGTCGTCCGCGCCGCCGGCGACCTCGACGCCGACGTCGTCGCGGCCTGCGTCGAGTCCCTGGGGCACGAGGGCTCGGTCGGCCTGATCGCCGCCGACGCGCGGATCGCCCCGCTGGCGGAGGCCCTGACGGCGGCCGGGATGGCGTACCTCTCCCCCGGCGAGGAGACCACCGCCGAGTCCCGGCTGACGCTCGTCCCCGCCTCGCTCGCGAAGGGCCTGGAGTACGACTACGTGGTCCTGGACGAGCCGGCGGCGGTCGTCGACGGCGAACCGGACGAGCGGACGGGCCTGCGGCGCCTGTACGTGGCGCTGACCCGCGCCGTGTCGGGCCTGACGGTCCTTCACTCTGCCCCGGTTCCACCGCAGTTGGGCGCGGTGTGA
- a CDS encoding SAM-dependent methyltransferase, translating into MPAAFAPVLPSRYDREPARGAGIRIKSDTLPGLESVSAVDEGSVWLHDALLGPHSADIVRYLSLARSTGGPVLDLGSGAGRLAVPFARHGFAVEAVDRDASALERLEGWARRIGPQVAGLLVTHRADLTELRLEGSYRLALLAGAMVTAVPPAHRPELLREVASHLETGGALALDYTAHQLPGLIAEPRRTWAFQVPRFDGIDEWVVARQVFDLPSMSERITYYTARTGKLSTERVVLTTDKWIVDPERLAAELHSAGLHIEGRRRHRIDDRTESVLLVCRTDD; encoded by the coding sequence GTGCCCGCAGCGTTCGCTCCGGTCCTGCCGTCCCGGTACGACCGGGAGCCCGCCCGCGGGGCCGGCATCCGGATCAAGTCCGACACCCTGCCGGGACTCGAATCGGTCTCCGCCGTCGACGAGGGCTCGGTCTGGCTCCACGACGCCCTGCTCGGCCCGCACAGCGCGGACATCGTCCGGTACCTCAGCCTCGCCCGCTCCACCGGCGGACCCGTCCTGGACCTCGGCTCCGGCGCCGGACGGCTCGCCGTCCCCTTCGCCCGGCACGGCTTCGCCGTGGAAGCCGTGGACCGGGACGCCTCGGCCCTCGAGCGCCTCGAAGGCTGGGCCCGCCGGATCGGCCCGCAGGTCGCCGGGCTCCTCGTCACCCACCGCGCCGACCTCACCGAGCTGCGCCTCGAAGGGAGTTACCGGCTGGCGCTCCTCGCGGGCGCGATGGTCACGGCCGTCCCGCCCGCGCACCGGCCGGAGCTGCTGCGCGAGGTCGCCTCCCACCTGGAGACGGGCGGGGCGCTCGCCCTCGACTACACCGCGCACCAGCTCCCCGGACTCATCGCGGAGCCGCGCCGGACCTGGGCCTTCCAGGTGCCGCGCTTCGACGGGATCGACGAGTGGGTGGTGGCCCGGCAGGTCTTCGATCTGCCGTCGATGAGCGAGCGGATCACGTACTACACGGCCCGTACCGGCAAGCTCTCCACCGAGCGGGTCGTGCTGACCACCGACAAGTGGATCGTGGATCCCGAGCGGCTCGCGGCCGAACTGCACTCGGCCGGCCTCCACATCGAGGGCCGTCGGCGCCACCGGATCGACGACCGGACCGAGTCCGTCCTGCTGGTGTGCAGGACGGACGACTGA
- a CDS encoding Fur family transcriptional regulator, translating to MAVVEELTGREAVIQRLRDVGLRVTGPRLEVLTVLAAGGHLDVEAITTTARERLGTLTSQAVYEMLRHFQETGLVSKFDRPGLPAVFEISGPAHQHALCVVCGGVENVEATAPKPPRGALTEWQVEDAEIVFKGLCPDCRASAPAA from the coding sequence ATGGCAGTCGTGGAAGAGCTGACGGGCCGCGAGGCGGTGATCCAGCGCCTGCGCGACGTCGGGCTGCGGGTCACGGGCCCGCGCCTGGAGGTGCTCACGGTGCTCGCCGCCGGCGGCCATCTCGACGTCGAGGCGATCACCACGACCGCGCGCGAGCGGCTCGGCACGCTGACCAGCCAGGCCGTGTACGAGATGCTGCGGCACTTCCAGGAGACCGGCCTGGTCAGCAAGTTCGACCGGCCCGGCCTGCCCGCCGTCTTCGAGATCTCCGGCCCCGCGCACCAGCACGCGCTGTGCGTCGTCTGCGGCGGGGTCGAGAACGTCGAGGCGACCGCGCCGAAGCCGCCCCGGGGCGCGCTGACGGAGTGGCAGGTCGAGGACGCGGAGATCGTCTTCAAGGGCCTGTGCCCCGACTGCCGGGCGAGCGCACCCGCCGCCTGA